A window from uncultured Desulfobacter sp. encodes these proteins:
- a CDS encoding glycosyltransferase family 2 protein, with amino-acid sequence MGADARPIECIEKLGHRFAVVIPVYNHGRKIQAVVLEAVKLGFPVIVVDDGSTDITSYQLKRLPGIRVITHDQNLGKGAALMTGFKAAAEMADFAVTMDADGQHFPNDALAMIAAVPKGKKPLVTGYRKQMENERVPWTSRMGRRFSNMWILASGGPAIRDSQSGFRIYPLPETLNLKTQARRYQFEVEVLVKAHRNKIEVIEVPIRVEYPVDRVSHFRPFIDFLRNSATFTRLIFRRIVGLI; translated from the coding sequence GTGGGGGCAGACGCCAGGCCAATTGAGTGTATAGAAAAGTTGGGGCATCGCTTTGCCGTGGTGATTCCTGTGTATAATCACGGCAGAAAGATTCAGGCCGTGGTGTTGGAGGCGGTCAAACTCGGATTTCCTGTGATTGTCGTGGATGACGGCTCAACGGACATCACTTCCTATCAGCTTAAAAGACTCCCAGGTATCCGGGTGATTACCCATGACCAGAACCTTGGCAAGGGGGCTGCCCTGATGACCGGATTTAAAGCCGCGGCTGAAATGGCTGATTTTGCCGTTACCATGGATGCCGACGGTCAGCATTTCCCAAATGATGCCCTTGCCATGATTGCGGCTGTCCCAAAAGGGAAAAAACCGTTGGTAACCGGATATCGAAAGCAGATGGAAAATGAGCGGGTGCCCTGGACCAGCCGCATGGGCAGGCGGTTTTCCAATATGTGGATCTTGGCATCGGGCGGGCCTGCCATCCGGGATTCCCAGAGCGGGTTCCGCATCTATCCACTGCCCGAAACCTTGAACCTGAAAACCCAGGCCCGGCGGTATCAATTTGAGGTGGAGGTGCTGGTCAAAGCCCACAGAAATAAAATTGAGGTCATTGAAGTGCCCATCCGTGTGGAATATCCCGTGGACAGGGTTTCCCATTTTCGGCCGTTTATTGATTTTTTACGCAACAGCGCCACATTCACCAGACTGATATTCAGGCGGATAGTGGGTCTAATATAG